One segment of Pseudomonadota bacterium DNA contains the following:
- a CDS encoding OmpA family protein produces the protein MTRLAFGFWVTLSLLAVAQVGHAQNYEGFRLDRLELPPTIEDGIALQLPNTLGHLRWSAALTLNYTHSPLVIEPQPEVLGEGRVVADRLQAQVVAALGLAEFAEIHARAPVVLSQGGDRIPLVSDPRPAAFAAADVTVGGSLRLLGAAERGPQLGLVGELVLPSGSQEAYGSDKGVGPRVLLTAAHVVPSAVTIALQLGGLYRPERQYADAQLGSEALGALGVYVTSVPRLVVGAEVLGALALASSNSASHTAKSLEAQLGVRYTAAPGFAAQLAAGAGLNNDVGVPQLRALLSLGFAPPKHAPPPPPPPRPEPPPPLDTDRDGIVDDQDHCPFEAEDPDQFQDEDGCPDTDNDGDGVLDKLDRCPLQAEDPDGYSDADGCPDMDNDEDGLPDERDKCPLEPEDKDGFMDQDGCPDTDNDGDGVADDLDKCPLSPGSADAKGCPKAVRLEEKQIKILSRIRFRSGKAKLMRSAEPILEEVRAVLQANPWIKLIRVEGHTDDRGSAKFNLKLSQRRAGAVTAWFEQRGVDPNRLQAQGFGEDRPLTDNRTKQGRSENRRVEFHIVDPPEGVSRGVVGTEQPQVDQRPAPATQPAPAPPPAPPIPSPAEVSPSPRPPLPAPQQLSR, from the coding sequence ATGACGAGACTCGCTTTTGGCTTTTGGGTGACGCTATCGCTGCTTGCCGTTGCACAAGTAGGTCATGCGCAGAATTACGAAGGCTTCCGACTCGACCGACTGGAGCTGCCTCCCACGATCGAAGACGGCATAGCACTGCAGCTACCAAACACCCTCGGGCACCTGCGATGGTCCGCAGCCTTGACGCTGAACTACACGCATTCGCCCTTGGTTATCGAGCCCCAACCCGAGGTTTTGGGTGAGGGGCGGGTAGTTGCCGATCGGCTTCAGGCACAGGTCGTAGCAGCGCTGGGGCTTGCGGAATTCGCAGAGATCCATGCTCGCGCCCCCGTGGTACTGAGCCAGGGGGGCGATCGCATTCCCCTGGTCAGCGATCCGCGACCCGCGGCGTTCGCGGCTGCCGACGTGACAGTGGGTGGTTCCTTGCGCCTGTTGGGTGCCGCGGAGCGTGGGCCACAGCTGGGTTTGGTTGGCGAGCTGGTGCTGCCTTCAGGCAGCCAAGAGGCGTACGGCAGTGACAAGGGGGTTGGTCCGCGCGTGTTGCTCACGGCCGCACACGTAGTCCCAAGTGCGGTGACGATCGCGCTTCAGCTCGGGGGTCTGTATCGACCTGAGCGGCAATACGCCGATGCCCAGCTCGGCAGCGAAGCGCTGGGTGCGCTGGGTGTGTACGTTACGAGCGTGCCGCGGCTCGTGGTTGGGGCAGAGGTCTTGGGCGCGCTGGCGCTAGCTTCCAGCAACAGCGCCAGCCACACCGCCAAGTCCCTCGAGGCGCAGCTCGGTGTGCGTTACACCGCAGCACCTGGCTTTGCAGCCCAGCTCGCTGCGGGAGCCGGTCTCAACAACGACGTTGGGGTCCCCCAATTGCGCGCCCTTCTATCGTTGGGTTTCGCTCCTCCGAAGCACGCACCACCGCCGCCGCCCCCGCCACGTCCCGAACCCCCGCCTCCCCTGGACACCGATAGGGACGGGATCGTCGACGACCAAGATCATTGTCCTTTTGAAGCCGAGGACCCCGATCAGTTCCAGGACGAGGATGGCTGCCCGGACACGGACAACGACGGTGACGGAGTGCTGGACAAGCTCGATCGCTGCCCGCTACAGGCCGAAGACCCGGATGGCTATTCCGATGCAGACGGTTGCCCGGACATGGACAACGACGAGGACGGCCTGCCTGACGAGCGTGACAAATGCCCCTTGGAGCCGGAAGACAAGGACGGCTTCATGGACCAGGACGGCTGCCCGGACACGGACAACGATGGCGACGGTGTGGCCGACGATTTGGACAAGTGTCCGCTGTCGCCCGGATCAGCCGACGCCAAGGGCTGCCCCAAAGCGGTGCGGCTCGAGGAGAAGCAGATCAAGATCCTGTCGCGGATCAGGTTCCGTAGCGGGAAGGCGAAACTGATGAGATCGGCGGAGCCAATCCTCGAGGAGGTGCGGGCGGTGCTCCAGGCGAACCCCTGGATCAAGCTGATTCGAGTCGAAGGCCACACCGACGACCGCGGTTCCGCGAAGTTCAACCTGAAGCTCAGTCAGCGGCGTGCCGGCGCGGTCACGGCGTGGTTTGAACAGCGCGGCGTGGATCCGAACCGATTGCAGGCTCAAGGCTTTGGCGAGGATCGGCCGCTGACGGACAACAGGACCAAGCAGGGTCGCAGCGAGAACCGGCGCGTGGAGTTTCACATCGTCGACCCGCCCGAGGGCGTTTCAAGAGGCGTGGTAGGCACTGAGCAGCCGCAGGTCGACCAAAGACCAGCGCCTGCAACCCAGCCTGCTCCCGCTCCGCCGCCCGCTCCCCCGATCCCTTCACCAGCCGAGGTCTCCCCGTCTCCAAGACCGCCGCTGCCTGCGCCCCAGCAGCTCAGCCGTTAG
- a CDS encoding tetratricopeptide repeat protein, protein MTRPHAAAALVAGLLASGCGAAVAGTPAHAPSAHADSLQVKQLAGLHARSERQAKRIAELEGRLAMLEVSLGELRRRRETAPTRDRAHLTKTLASDQHSEVAPRRSSSGRAIKAGTKHRQQAREPEQPLGRIQPQALPVPRTRERTRSKSTEPPVSLIEARRAAGPSVQDAKAASQRYRRALALIREHRFEQALEALTGFSAEFPRHPHAGDASYWQGRIRFAQQRYEEAIVHLSELERRFNRHRRLADALYTMALCHERLGHTLRYRRLIHDLRRRFPGSDAARRAAAKELS, encoded by the coding sequence TTGACTCGCCCACACGCTGCAGCCGCGTTGGTCGCTGGGCTGCTGGCCAGTGGCTGCGGGGCGGCGGTAGCCGGCACCCCAGCACACGCACCGAGCGCGCACGCCGATTCGCTTCAGGTCAAACAGCTCGCAGGGCTGCACGCCAGAAGCGAACGCCAGGCGAAGCGTATCGCCGAGCTGGAGGGACGCCTGGCCATGCTCGAAGTATCGCTGGGCGAGTTGAGACGGCGACGCGAAACCGCCCCGACGCGGGACCGAGCCCACTTGACGAAGACCCTGGCAAGCGACCAGCACAGCGAAGTTGCCCCGCGCCGGAGCTCCTCGGGGAGAGCCATAAAAGCCGGCACCAAGCATCGCCAGCAGGCACGCGAGCCGGAACAGCCGCTGGGACGCATCCAGCCCCAAGCGCTCCCCGTGCCGCGCACCAGGGAGCGAACAAGGTCAAAAAGCACCGAGCCGCCGGTTTCGTTGATCGAGGCCAGGCGTGCTGCCGGTCCTTCCGTTCAGGACGCGAAAGCGGCGAGTCAACGGTACCGGCGGGCGCTCGCGCTGATCCGCGAGCACCGCTTTGAGCAGGCGCTGGAGGCTCTCACTGGATTCAGCGCAGAGTTCCCAAGACACCCCCACGCCGGCGACGCGTCCTACTGGCAGGGTCGGATTCGCTTCGCTCAGCAGCGCTACGAAGAGGCCATTGTTCATCTCAGCGAGCTGGAGCGCCGTTTCAATCGGCACAGAAGGCTGGCCGACGCGCTCTACACGATGGCGCTCTGCCACGAGCGCCTCGGCCACACGCTTCGCTACAGGCGGCTCATCCATGATCTTCGCAGGAGGTTTCCTGGCAGCGACGCCGCCCGCCGTGCAGCCGCCAAGGAGCTCTCGTGA
- a CDS encoding DsbA family protein: MVSKAWWLAALLVVVHVCLGASCDRSRPAGSPSPPAVGSTPPGGTGRVETLTNVDVSNLTEAEQRVWQDLINEALSPCGDPLSLARCAAEASGRCPKCVVGARYLARLVAEGYEKSDIEQRFAGRYGEGSVARFNLDDAPIRGAPMASVTIVEFSDFQCPYCGAAHRILKRVLRQFEGKVRLAFKHYPLTGHERAAPAARAAEAARLQGRFWEMHDLLFEHQQDLADADLERYAERIGLDMQRFHRDVNSEAVRDRIAADRREGIAAGVDSTPSLYVQGRRFREAPRTLAAYLREALGS; encoded by the coding sequence ATGGTCTCGAAGGCTTGGTGGCTGGCCGCGTTGCTTGTTGTCGTGCACGTTTGCCTTGGAGCTAGCTGCGATCGCAGTCGTCCTGCTGGCTCGCCCTCGCCTCCCGCCGTAGGATCGACGCCACCGGGTGGGACTGGGCGTGTCGAGACGCTGACCAACGTGGACGTCTCGAACTTGACCGAGGCCGAGCAAAGGGTGTGGCAGGACCTCATCAACGAGGCCCTATCGCCCTGCGGAGATCCACTGAGCCTCGCCCGTTGTGCGGCCGAAGCCAGCGGCCGCTGCCCCAAGTGTGTCGTGGGCGCCCGCTACCTCGCGCGCCTGGTCGCGGAGGGGTACGAGAAGAGCGACATCGAGCAGCGTTTCGCGGGTCGCTACGGCGAGGGCTCGGTGGCTAGGTTCAACCTGGACGACGCTCCCATCCGGGGGGCGCCGATGGCTTCGGTGACCATCGTGGAGTTCAGCGATTTCCAGTGTCCCTACTGCGGTGCCGCCCACAGGATCCTCAAGCGTGTGCTGCGCCAGTTCGAGGGCAAGGTGCGCTTGGCCTTCAAGCACTACCCGCTAACAGGGCATGAGCGAGCGGCCCCGGCTGCCCGTGCGGCGGAGGCGGCGCGGCTGCAGGGCAGGTTCTGGGAAATGCACGACCTGCTTTTCGAGCATCAGCAGGACCTTGCCGACGCGGATCTGGAGCGCTACGCCGAGCGGATAGGCCTCGACATGCAGCGTTTTCACCGGGACGTCAATTCGGAAGCGGTGCGCGATCGCATTGCGGCGGACCGCCGGGAGGGTATTGCTGCGGGCGTTGATTCGACGCCCTCGCTCTACGTACAGGGGCGCCGGTTCCGAGAGGCTCCACGGACGTTGGCGGCCTACCTGCGCGAAGCGCTCGGAAGCTAG
- a CDS encoding DNA-binding protein: MVPEQGALEQELDGSLAAGLPGVPESEIDESVPPRRRRERQRARTISIRRLSKSELERGRAEFPEDDYWRPTTRAECADMERPCPFVACKYHLYIDVHPVRGSIKLNFPDLEVWEMTDTCALDIADRGGTTLEEVGVIMNLTRERVRQLETQGLGKLRSGQQAEKLQDYLMVG, from the coding sequence ATGGTTCCGGAACAGGGGGCACTCGAACAGGAGTTGGACGGCTCATTGGCGGCAGGGCTTCCGGGTGTACCGGAGTCCGAAATCGACGAATCCGTACCGCCCAGGCGGCGGCGCGAACGGCAACGCGCCCGGACGATATCGATCCGACGGCTCAGCAAGTCCGAATTGGAGCGCGGGCGAGCAGAGTTCCCCGAGGACGATTATTGGCGTCCAACAACACGCGCGGAGTGCGCAGACATGGAGCGTCCCTGTCCGTTCGTGGCTTGCAAGTACCACCTGTACATTGATGTGCATCCGGTTCGCGGGTCGATAAAGCTGAATTTCCCGGACCTGGAGGTATGGGAAATGACGGATACGTGCGCCTTGGATATCGCCGACCGTGGCGGAACAACGCTGGAGGAAGTCGGCGTAATCATGAACTTGACACGCGAGCGCGTACGCCAGCTGGAAACGCAAGGGCTAGGCAAGCTGCGCTCCGGGCAGCAAGCGGAAAAGCTCCAGGACTACTTGATGGTCGGCTAG
- the gorA gene encoding glutathione-disulfide reductase, translating into MGSYDYDLVVLGAGSGGVRASRIAAGYGARVAVIEERYLGGTCVNVGCVPKKLLVYGSQFREELAHAAGYGWEIARATASWPRLCDFTQSEVRRLNDVYERLLLGSNVDIVHGQARLKGPHTVEVDGRTICGKWLLLATGSWPAMPLVKGVEHGISSNEVFELERLPEQVVVVGGGYIACEFAGIFHGLGSRVTIVHRGSLLLRGFDLDVRKTITRSLARRGLDVCTDAQVSEVSSHGDLKRVRLAAGSVVEADEVLFATGRAPRTRGIGLAEIGVRTSRSGHVMTDEYGRTSIANIFAVGDCSNPMALTPVALAEGSAVAKTLFGATPTRPDLRCVPTAVFSQPPVATVGLTEEQARASGADILVYRNEFRPLRQVVSRYGEPSIMKLVVDKHTQRVLGCHMVGLDAPEIIQGFAVALKCNATKIQFDATLGIHPTSAEEFVTMGSPS; encoded by the coding sequence ATGGGCAGCTACGACTACGACCTCGTGGTGTTGGGTGCGGGCTCGGGCGGCGTTCGAGCGAGTCGCATCGCCGCCGGCTACGGAGCCCGCGTCGCCGTGATCGAAGAACGCTACCTGGGCGGGACCTGCGTCAACGTAGGCTGCGTGCCGAAGAAACTCCTCGTCTACGGATCCCAGTTTCGCGAGGAGCTTGCCCACGCCGCCGGCTACGGTTGGGAGATCGCTCGCGCTACGGCGTCCTGGCCTAGACTGTGCGACTTCACGCAGTCGGAAGTGCGGCGGCTGAACGACGTGTACGAGAGACTCCTTCTCGGGTCCAACGTGGACATTGTTCACGGCCAGGCAAGGCTCAAAGGACCCCACACGGTCGAGGTCGATGGTCGGACTATTTGCGGCAAGTGGCTGCTGCTGGCAACGGGAAGTTGGCCTGCCATGCCTCTTGTCAAGGGCGTGGAGCATGGGATCTCCTCCAACGAAGTCTTCGAGCTTGAACGCCTACCAGAACAGGTAGTCGTCGTGGGGGGGGGCTACATCGCGTGTGAGTTCGCGGGCATTTTTCACGGGCTCGGAAGCCGGGTGACCATCGTCCACAGAGGCAGCTTGTTGTTGCGAGGATTCGATCTTGACGTGCGCAAGACGATAACCCGCTCCTTGGCCCGCAGAGGGCTCGACGTGTGTACCGACGCCCAGGTCTCCGAGGTGAGCAGCCACGGTGATCTGAAGCGCGTGCGGCTGGCGGCTGGCAGCGTAGTCGAAGCGGACGAGGTCCTATTCGCCACGGGACGTGCACCGAGAACTCGGGGCATTGGACTGGCCGAGATCGGCGTACGCACCTCACGCTCCGGGCACGTGATGACGGATGAGTATGGTCGCACCAGCATCGCAAACATCTTCGCGGTGGGCGATTGCTCGAATCCGATGGCGCTCACGCCCGTCGCTCTTGCTGAGGGGAGTGCGGTAGCCAAGACGCTGTTTGGTGCGACACCGACTCGTCCCGATTTGCGCTGTGTGCCGACGGCAGTGTTCAGCCAGCCTCCCGTTGCTACGGTAGGGCTTACCGAGGAGCAGGCGCGAGCCAGCGGCGCCGACATCTTGGTCTATCGGAACGAGTTCCGGCCGCTGCGGCAAGTGGTGAGCCGCTACGGGGAGCCGAGCATCATGAAGCTCGTTGTCGACAAGCACACACAGCGTGTGCTGGGGTGCCATATGGTTGGTTTGGACGCGCCAGAGATAATTCAGGGCTTTGCCGTTGCGTTGAAGTGCAACGCGACCAAGATTCAGTTTGACGCGACGCTCGGGATTCATCCGACTTCCGCGGAAGAATTTGTCACGATGGGATCGCCCTCGTAG
- a CDS encoding DUF4911 domain-containing protein: MRSKKRRSKNSVFPPNPALCAARVRIDRRSIVWLRSVLEGYEGLALLHGDESGTVTIASPSDRARELAALLSDLKREASFEVVGPVTLKELSFVGRRA; the protein is encoded by the coding sequence ATGCGTTCAAAGAAGCGCAGGTCAAAAAACAGCGTGTTTCCCCCAAACCCGGCCCTGTGCGCGGCGCGTGTGCGCATCGATAGGCGCAGCATCGTGTGGCTACGCTCCGTGCTCGAGGGCTACGAGGGACTCGCCTTGCTGCACGGAGACGAGTCCGGCACCGTCACCATAGCCTCGCCCTCAGACCGAGCGCGGGAACTCGCCGCTCTGCTGAGCGACCTGAAACGGGAAGCGAGCTTCGAGGTTGTGGGCCCGGTAACACTGAAAGAGCTGTCATTCGTGGGAAGAAGGGCCTAG